A portion of the Luteitalea sp. genome contains these proteins:
- a CDS encoding amino acid carrier protein yields MDVSTLTDRILAIDGQVWQPFAMPLVLVIVGGLLTVMTGFVQIRRFPIAFRMALGGLLHREADSGAAITSFQALSTALAATVGNGNIGGVATAILIGGPGAVFWMWACAAVGMATKYAEAVLSVHYRVTRETGELASGPMYYIMRGSANPGLGRVFAYLFAAFGSVTCLAGTGNMAQSNTVARTFVEAARTLGVEVPLWVPGILITVSVGLVLLGGIKRIAATAERIVPLMIVIYVLTGLVYIVLNAGQLPHVLGLIFAEAFTPTAAVGGFAGASVAQAIAAGVSRGVLSNEAGLGSAPIVHGVANVKHPAEQGLVGVFEVFTDTIVVCSMTAFVILSSGLWTDVAYQGASGDLTAAALSTTIPGASLIVALSSFLFGFSTLIGWSYYGEKCFEFLFGSKMVLLYRALFTALIMVGAVISVPVVWAVGTLLNGFMAFPNLMGMLLLLGTVRAITRDYFEKRGQYSVAHPTTGARYDGRA; encoded by the coding sequence GGTTCGTGCAGATCCGCCGCTTCCCCATTGCGTTTCGGATGGCGCTCGGCGGCCTCTTACATCGAGAGGCCGATTCCGGGGCGGCGATCACATCGTTCCAGGCGCTCTCGACGGCGCTCGCGGCGACGGTGGGCAACGGCAACATCGGCGGCGTCGCCACCGCCATCCTGATCGGCGGCCCGGGCGCGGTGTTCTGGATGTGGGCGTGTGCGGCGGTCGGAATGGCCACGAAGTACGCCGAGGCGGTGCTGAGCGTGCACTACCGTGTGACGCGCGAGACGGGCGAGCTCGCGAGCGGCCCGATGTACTACATCATGCGTGGCAGCGCGAATCCCGGCCTGGGACGGGTCTTCGCGTATCTATTCGCGGCGTTCGGGTCGGTGACCTGCCTCGCCGGCACCGGGAACATGGCCCAATCGAACACCGTCGCACGAACGTTCGTCGAGGCCGCTAGAACACTCGGCGTGGAGGTGCCGCTCTGGGTACCCGGCATTCTCATCACGGTATCCGTTGGGCTGGTGCTGCTCGGAGGCATCAAGCGCATCGCGGCCACGGCCGAGCGGATCGTGCCGCTCATGATCGTCATCTACGTCCTCACTGGGCTGGTCTACATCGTCTTGAACGCGGGCCAGCTACCGCACGTCTTGGGGCTGATCTTCGCGGAGGCATTCACGCCGACGGCGGCCGTGGGCGGGTTCGCCGGCGCATCGGTCGCGCAGGCCATCGCTGCCGGGGTCAGCCGCGGCGTGCTCTCGAATGAAGCAGGCCTGGGCAGCGCACCAATCGTGCATGGGGTCGCTAACGTCAAGCACCCCGCGGAACAGGGGCTCGTCGGCGTCTTCGAAGTCTTCACGGACACGATCGTCGTCTGCTCGATGACCGCCTTCGTCATCCTGTCATCAGGACTCTGGACCGATGTCGCGTATCAGGGTGCGAGCGGCGATCTCACGGCCGCGGCACTGAGCACGACCATCCCAGGCGCGTCGCTCATCGTGGCGCTCAGCTCGTTTCTCTTCGGGTTCTCGACGCTGATTGGCTGGAGCTACTACGGCGAGAAGTGCTTCGAGTTCCTTTTTGGCTCGAAGATGGTGCTGCTCTATCGTGCCCTCTTCACCGCGCTCATCATGGTCGGCGCCGTTATTTCGGTCCCCGTGGTGTGGGCCGTCGGCACCCTGCTGAACGGCTTCATGGCGTTTCCGAATCTGATGGGAATGCTGCTCCTCTTGGGCACCGTGCGCGCCATAACCCGGGACTATTTCGAGAAGCGCGGACAGTACTCGGTGGCTCATCCTACGACAGGTGCGCGCTACGACGGCCGCGCGTAA